A stretch of Paenibacillus peoriae DNA encodes these proteins:
- a CDS encoding DUF3397 domain-containing protein has product MSLIQGTIITFSILPFFPFLIVFAVCRYILKMEKKKSLLTSMDITTFFLIFSVAALFNVIFTSRFGFYLILLLLLLALGLIGGAQNRIKGKVDGKRLCRAVWRLTFIAMTLAYILLTVVGIFKNIFNIM; this is encoded by the coding sequence TTGAGTCTTATACAAGGTACCATTATCACTTTCAGTATTCTTCCCTTTTTTCCGTTTTTGATCGTGTTTGCGGTTTGTCGCTACATTCTTAAAATGGAAAAAAAGAAATCGTTACTTACTTCTATGGATATTACCACGTTTTTTCTGATATTTTCCGTCGCAGCACTCTTTAACGTCATTTTTACATCTCGATTCGGTTTTTATTTGATTCTACTGCTCCTATTACTGGCCTTGGGTTTAATTGGAGGAGCTCAAAATCGAATAAAAGGAAAGGTTGATGGTAAAAGATTATGTAGAGCGGTCTGGAGATTAACTTTTATAGCAATGACATTGGCGTATATTTTGTTGACTGTTGTTGGTATATTTAAGAATATATTCAACATCATGTGA
- a CDS encoding peptide ABC transporter substrate-binding protein translates to MKRKSFLVLLTLILAVGALLAGCGSSKNDTNGKGAQENTSTTPAPADKQILRINLASEPPTFDPAQAQDTQANTVLKTMYEGLVRMGPDGKEIPGVAESWKISDDGKTYTFKLRDTAKWSNGDPVKASDFVFAWQRVLDPSTAPAPPYAYQLYYIKNAEGYNLSTSKSFKGTKVTDFKDVGVKAVDDHTLQVELEHATPYFLGLTSFYTYYPVHPSVKGNDKWATKKESMITNGPFTLSTWETGQKIEVSKSENYWGKDEIKLKKITMSLVNSGATELASYRSGQLDYAGKPNGEIPADQMMAVKNEMPNEFQAKGIASTYYYLFNVTEKPFNNLKIRKAFAMSIQRQPIVDRVTMGGEIPAYGFVPPGIKGLSQEYRNEHKDDYFKEDVAEAKKLLQEGMKEEGVTSLPPITLLYNSTEGHQKIALAVADMWKKSLGIDVKTQNQEWGVFIQTRNKLNFQIARGGWSADFNDPMTFLDIWTTGNGNNNSGYSNPEYDGLIKAAKTETDPGKRMEIFAKAEKLLVQDDMVLLPIYYYSNTSLTKPNVKGVALDFSGAIDFTRAYITQ, encoded by the coding sequence ATGAAAAGGAAAAGCTTTTTAGTCCTTTTGACACTCATTCTTGCAGTTGGCGCATTGCTCGCAGGTTGCGGCTCCAGCAAGAACGATACCAATGGTAAGGGCGCACAAGAAAACACCTCGACTACGCCGGCTCCGGCCGACAAGCAAATTTTGCGCATTAACCTTGCATCCGAGCCGCCAACGTTCGATCCGGCACAGGCTCAAGATACTCAAGCAAACACTGTTTTAAAAACAATGTATGAAGGTCTTGTTCGCATGGGCCCTGATGGTAAAGAAATTCCTGGCGTAGCTGAATCTTGGAAGATTTCCGATGACGGCAAAACCTATACGTTTAAGCTTCGCGATACTGCAAAATGGAGTAATGGCGACCCAGTCAAAGCAAGCGACTTCGTATTTGCTTGGCAACGGGTATTGGATCCTTCCACGGCTCCTGCACCTCCATATGCTTACCAATTGTACTATATCAAAAATGCTGAGGGTTACAACCTGAGCACTTCCAAATCTTTTAAAGGTACTAAAGTTACGGACTTCAAAGATGTAGGTGTCAAAGCAGTTGACGACCATACATTACAGGTAGAACTGGAACATGCAACACCTTACTTCCTGGGATTGACTTCTTTCTACACCTATTATCCGGTGCATCCGTCTGTTAAAGGTAATGATAAATGGGCGACTAAAAAAGAAAGCATGATCACTAACGGGCCTTTCACATTGTCGACTTGGGAGACAGGTCAAAAGATTGAGGTTTCCAAAAGCGAGAATTATTGGGGTAAGGACGAAATTAAACTGAAGAAAATTACAATGTCCCTTGTAAACAGCGGTGCAACAGAACTCGCTTCTTACAGAAGTGGACAACTTGATTATGCAGGTAAACCAAATGGTGAAATTCCTGCAGACCAAATGATGGCTGTGAAAAATGAAATGCCTAATGAATTCCAGGCTAAAGGTATAGCAAGCACCTATTACTATTTGTTTAACGTCACCGAAAAACCGTTCAATAATCTTAAAATTCGTAAAGCATTTGCAATGTCGATTCAACGTCAGCCGATTGTTGATAGAGTAACGATGGGTGGAGAGATTCCTGCTTACGGCTTTGTACCTCCGGGTATTAAAGGTTTATCTCAGGAATACCGTAATGAGCATAAAGATGATTATTTCAAAGAAGATGTAGCTGAAGCGAAGAAATTGCTTCAAGAAGGTATGAAGGAAGAAGGAGTAACTTCACTCCCTCCAATCACTCTACTCTACAATTCTACTGAAGGACACCAAAAAATTGCTTTGGCAGTTGCAGATATGTGGAAGAAAAGCCTGGGAATCGATGTGAAAACGCAAAACCAGGAGTGGGGCGTATTTATCCAAACACGTAACAAGTTGAATTTCCAAATTGCTCGTGGTGGATGGTCTGCTGACTTTAATGATCCGATGACATTCTTGGATATCTGGACAACTGGTAATGGCAACAATAATTCTGGATATTCTAATCCTGAATATGATGGTTTGATTAAAGCGGCTAAAACAGAAACTGATCCAGGAAAACGCATGGAAATATTTGCGAAAGCAGAGAAGCTTCTTGTTCAGGATGATATG